In Solanum lycopersicum chromosome 3, SLM_r2.1, the genomic stretch TTAAaaccattttctttctttctttccactGAAACTGAAGAGTGAGACTTCTAATAATTTCTCTCACCCacaaaaatttggagaaaaaaaaagaagttaaaaagttattttttttagtctgtttcaaaaaaacgattgagaaaaaaaaatgggcAGAGCACCTTGTTGTGAGAAAATGAGCTTGAAGAAAGGGCCATGGGATCACGAAGAAGACCAAATTCTCATCTcttatattaacaaaaatggCCATGGCAATTGGCGCGCGCTCCCTAGACAAGCTGGTAATTGCTCaaaaattactatatatatatatatattttatctgtTTCAATTTACGTGACGTTTATAGAAGTTTTTTGTAATATCACTTTGAGAATTTTGGTCAAGCATAAATTGTTGatctaatattaataacaagtattttttaaaaataatttattaaacacAAATTGTTGTTCTCCAAAACTACATTTAacacaaataatatgttatatttagaactgcaatttttcctttttttttaaaaaaataaaatgttttgcTTATACTATGTGCCCCATCAAAAAGTAGTAGTAATAAGGAGTCTTTTATTGGCTTATGAtgtttactaaaaaaattgatgaagaaattattagaaaaatatgatggaattggaaggaaaaaagaaagatgcttttaaagaataaaaacctatttttgatttatatttttcttcaatttttttaaaataaaactcatttctcatatttattttgcctttttttttttttaattcaggATTATTGAGATGTGGAAAAAGTTGCAGATTGAGGTGGATGAATTATTTGAGTCCACATATTAAGAGGGGAAATTTcaccaaagaagaagaagataatatcatcaatttacATGAAATTCTTGGCAATAGGTCGGTAATTAGTTATGAAATTTATTGCTAATATATATCTACATATATTATCGATagctaatataattttttaaaaataatttatcattattcTATTGTTAATAGAATTAAgcacaaatttattatttagtgAAGATGTAATAGTCCTTctctaatttttaatatttttgtaaaatttttgaataaGGGATTCAAAATGCAGAGTATCATACACACACTTTGATATAACATGTCCTTATGCCcatctctttttaaaaaaggaaatagaatattaattataattctaTTAGAAAATCTATACAATAGAAATATATGCATTAATTGTAATTAAAAATGTAGATGTGACAAAGACCCCTATTTCTCTAGATTTGACATTAtaagtataatatttttaagtaaaatcTCAAATATCAatgggatatatatatatatatattatttagaaagatttttatattatatttttattctaattaaaaaatattttttttcttcagatgGTCAGCAATAGCAGCAAGATTACCGGGAAGAACggataatgaaataaaaaatatttggcacACCCACTTGAAGAAAAGGCTAAAAAATTGTCAGTCTCCTCGAAACTTCAAAAGACacaataaaattaatcaaataaataattgcATGCATGCTCCTAACTCACCAGAAATATCGTCTAGCGAGACGTCAATCATGACAACCAATTCATCATCAAGTGGTACTTTCGATACGACGATCGACGATCAAATAGtgattaaacaagaagaaatggACTCATCGGAGTATTTCGCCAAGATCGATGAGAGCTTTTGGACGGATGAATTAACGATAGAGAACAATTTCGACTTTGTTACTAATATGGATGGTGAAGAATTTGAAAGCTTAGACATGTTTAATAGTACAACAATAATGGAGGATGACATTGACATGGACTTTTTGTTCAACTTTTTCATAAAGACTGAGGAATTTTCAGAATTACCAGAACTTTGAGGGGTCAATTTTGGGTTTCATCATAAATTTGGAGTATGACAAGTTGGaaaatttttatgtgtttttttcttGACCATTAAATATGGGGAGGACCAccaaattcttttattattttatttattttgatatttgaacttctttgtttttagttttaacATATAGTATAAAGTTACCACTAATGAGTAGATAGTGGGAAATACATTATTGGCATGTGAAATAATGCTAATTATACAGATGGAGACATATTGAGGGACTtaatgtatgaaaaaaaaattaaatctattGATCGGTCATGTTATACAGACCTAATCAagttagatatttaattattctAATTTGAATTATCAATAGAATGCCATGCTTGATATATGTATCAGAAAGAtaacaatcaaatatatttctCGATTCACTCAAAAGATAAATTGAACGTCAAATTGCCTTTTACAAGAggcatttttttattattctctcACCAAACAAATCCTAACATAAAGGATAGGATTTTTGAGACACTAcattatttgagtttttttacaTTTAGGCATATTGCCTGCTAGACCTAGCTCCTGGTCCAAAAACACTAAGTTCATCCCTATTAAACTTCAAGCTCTTAGCCTCTTGCCTTGAAATTTGGTATGAGTTCATGAGGACTTCCTCTGGCATGGCTCGGATAGCCGATAAACGTCCGGCTAACGGACTAATCATCGCGTTGTCATTGGTCTTGAAAGCGATGTAATCGAGCCCTTGCTCCCCTGCCTTCTTCACTATAGCAAAGTTTTGAGGCACGACGATAAGTTGCCCCTGCCTCACTTGATCATCAAACACGGACTTTCCCGCGTTCCCTACCACTTGGAACCGACCGCTTCCACGGATGATATAGATGATTGAGTGAGCGTTCAAGTTCCAATGTGGTGCCACTATAGCATTCTGTAATACGTGCAAAAATGTTATGAGAAATTTAACTTATGTACACTGACCATATACAATAACACAATTAGAACCTCTTTTTCAAATGACTTTAACTCCTATTGACAAATTAGTATGAACAACTACGTGTAGTTATCTCAAATTAAGTGTTATTCATAGTGATGAAATACATGCATTTATATCAAGCTACTATAGTTTAGAGTAAAAgtatataaaagttaaaactcTTTAATATGAAAAGCTAAATAGTCAGTATATAAAAGTTAAACTTTTTAATAGAGATTACCACTTACGTTGTAGAGGGTACCTCTCTCAGCGCTGAGCTGGAGCCAGTTAAGGACAGGGAGACTGTTGCTATTGACGGTGCTTATACGTCCGCCACGTGGATTGTACACGTCAGACCTAGTAGGATGGCCAATGTTCTCCCTCAACTTCATTGTGCAAAAAGTTTCTTCCAAACCATTAAGAGGGAATCCTCTTCTACTATGccattctctttcttcttcttcttcttctttctcctccGGGAGGAGGAACCGAAGGTTCTCAGCCAGGACAATAATACCCCTCTCGGGGGCCTCCTCCTGGATCTTTCGTATAACCTCCACGTCTACATTGAATGCCTCAGAGAGAACTTGAGGATCGAATCCACTTAACATGTTCCCTCCTTTCTCTTGTTCTGAGCCTCTTCTTCCATATTGGCTAGTTGTCTCTTGTTGTCTTCCTAATACTTGTTGTTGTACACCACGTTGAGGATTTCCAGCTAGGAAGAATTTCTGGCAAATCGAAAATCAATTAGCTGAGTCGAGGCTCGTCTTATCAGAAACAACTTCTCTATCTATGAGGTAGGGGTATGTTAATTTTGTGTctaaaaagtaaattatgttGTAAATGAATGatttactatttatatattctattttcatcatatataatGGTTACCAATTTCCTTCTTGAAACAACTCTATGTGAAAATAACTACTTTCTCCCGTCCCGTCCCAATTTACGCGACAGTATTGAATGAACATAGACTTGTGAAATCATGTTGTAAAACGAAGAAAGAATCTTTATTTAGAAACGTATGATTCTTTTTGATTACCCTGAATGTGAGGTCAAGTTGATTGGCAACGTTAGAAGTGTCAATAAGTGAGACACTAATAATAGGTTCTTCACCATCATTGTATGTCCAATGAGTAACTCCAGCAGGCAATGCAAGAATATCTCCCGCCTGAAAACGCCTAACTTTCTGGTGACGATCGAGTGATCTCTGCCCTCTATCTCCTGACTGTGCCCTAcgatcaagtggcgactctgttTCAAATGTCTCGGCGCAGCCTGGGAATATTGTTGAATGAACTCCACTTCCTACATTCATCAAATTACAAATGTTAACTTAATTATACCACAAGCTTAGCTATACTACATAAGAGTAGTAGAGTAGCGTGACAGTGACAGATTCAGAATTTATATGTGACTTAGACATTTTGTTTGTACTTGAATTTAGAATGTTATGATATTATTCAGAGTATGAGAGTTAAAAtactctttaaaaaaaagaagaagaaaagaaactaactcaatttttttgaaatgaattcattttttttgaaatgaattcaagaatagattttcttaaataaatgtatatagtatatttgaATACTAAATAAAGAGTAGTCCCAAAAAttgatttctttcaatttttctgaaataaattttatatatttaagaatttttaaccaaattaagtcattatataaaacaattttctcaaacaaattttgtatatttgaaaactaattaaaaaaatagaagaaaattacaacaattaataaatcaagaatatctaaaaaatacttaaaaagaaaatcacaatCGAAGAAAAAGCTCTTTAACAACACGAAAAAGTAGTATGTCATATAAAAtagaacaaataaatatttaagtttCGAGTTAACATGATGGTTAACTGTACCACTCAAATAGACTTTACTCGATTCGAATctgaattagttaaattaatataaataaattaaaaataaaaagaagtagTAGACTTGCCTTGGACAATATAGAAGAGTTGGGGAGTGTTGCTATAGTAAGGCAACAAAAGCCCGTTGCGCCGGATTTCATGCCTAACGGCCTGAACTCCGGCACACTCAAACTGTTCTTGGGTAGCATCCCAGAACTCAACAACACCCGCCTCGGACTCAAACCTACGGTTTGGTTCTTGAGCGTTCAAACGCTCTATCTGGCACTCGGTTTTAGACCTAAGTGCCCGATGCTGCTGCTGATGCTGCAGCCTTTGCCAGATCTGTTGTCGCTCAAAAATTTGAGCGAAGCTGATCTGGCaaacaacaagaaaacaaaagaaaaaacataggAAAGAGGACTTAGAagccatttttttttatataattttaattactcTTCTTTGTTGTTGATGAAAAAATTGGGGAAAATTGATGGAAATTTATAgggaaaaattgaagaaaaaggtTGACACGTAATTGT encodes the following:
- the LOC101262781 gene encoding 11S globulin seed storage protein 1-like, with the translated sequence MASKSSFLCFFFCFLVVCQISFAQIFERQQIWQRLQHQQQHRALRSKTECQIERLNAQEPNRRFESEAGVVEFWDATQEQFECAGVQAVRHEIRRNGLLLPYYSNTPQLFYIVQGSGVHSTIFPGCAETFETESPLDRRAQSGDRGQRSLDRHQKVRRFQAGDILALPAGVTHWTYNDGEEPIISVSLIDTSNVANQLDLTFRKFFLAGNPQRGVQQQVLGRQQETTSQYGRRGSEQEKGGNMLSGFDPQVLSEAFNVDVEVIRKIQEEAPERGIIVLAENLRFLLPEEKEEEEEEREWHSRRGFPLNGLEETFCTMKLRENIGHPTRSDVYNPRGGRISTVNSNSLPVLNWLQLSAERGTLYNNAIVAPHWNLNAHSIIYIIRGSGRFQVVGNAGKSVFDDQVRQGQLIVVPQNFAIVKKAGEQGLDYIAFKTNDNAMISPLAGRLSAIRAMPEEVLMNSYQISRQEAKSLKFNRDELSVFGPGARSSRQYA
- the LOC101262488 gene encoding transcription factor MYB14; the encoded protein is MGRAPCCEKMSLKKGPWDHEEDQILISYINKNGHGNWRALPRQAGLLRCGKSCRLRWMNYLSPHIKRGNFTKEEEDNIINLHEILGNRWSAIAARLPGRTDNEIKNIWHTHLKKRLKNCQSPRNFKRHNKINQINNCMHAPNSPEISSSETSIMTTNSSSSGTFDTTIDDQIVIKQEEMDSSEYFAKIDESFWTDELTIENNFDFVTNMDGEEFESLDMFNSTTIMEDDIDMDFLFNFFIKTEEFSELPEL